One window from the genome of Streptococcus halotolerans encodes:
- the dprA gene encoding DNA-processing protein DprA yields the protein MNNFELYKLKKAGLKNQHILNILDYEAKYQKSLSLRDRAVVSKCQNPVVFIEHYKALDSKTLRQEFLTFPSISILDDEYPLELKEIYNPPVLLFYKGNIELLEKAKLAVVGARKCSDIGTKSVHKIITELENRFVIVSGLARGIDTAAHLSALKMGGASIGVIGTGLDVYYPKENQRLQDFMMQNHLVLSEYGPGEQPLKYHFPERNRIIAGLCQGIVVAEAKLRSGSLITCERALEEGRDVFALPGNILDGKSSGCLHLIQEGAKCIISGFDIINDYQL from the coding sequence ATGAATAATTTCGAATTGTACAAACTAAAAAAAGCTGGCTTAAAGAACCAGCACATTTTAAATATCTTAGACTATGAAGCCAAATACCAAAAATCCTTGTCTCTGAGAGATCGAGCAGTGGTTTCTAAATGTCAGAATCCTGTTGTCTTTATAGAGCATTACAAGGCATTAGATAGTAAAACACTACGACAAGAATTTTTAACATTTCCTAGTATTTCTATACTAGATGATGAATACCCATTAGAACTCAAGGAAATCTATAATCCTCCAGTTCTTCTATTCTATAAAGGAAATATTGAACTACTGGAAAAAGCTAAATTAGCGGTGGTAGGTGCTCGAAAATGCAGTGACATTGGAACAAAATCTGTTCATAAAATTATTACGGAATTAGAAAATCGTTTTGTGATTGTTAGTGGGCTAGCGCGTGGCATTGATACAGCAGCTCATCTATCTGCTTTGAAAATGGGTGGCGCTAGCATCGGAGTGATAGGAACGGGGCTAGATGTCTATTATCCTAAAGAAAATCAACGCTTACAGGATTTCATGATGCAAAATCATTTAGTTCTTTCAGAGTATGGACCAGGTGAGCAGCCGCTTAAGTATCACTTTCCAGAGAGAAATCGTATTATTGCAGGACTGTGCCAAGGCATTGTTGTGGCCGAGGCCAAATTGCGATCGGGGAGTTTGATTACTTGTGAGCGTGCATTAGAAGAAGGAAGAGATGTTTTTGCCCTTCCTGGTAATATTTTAGATGGGAAATCATCTGGTTGCTTACACTTGATACAAGAGGGTGCCAAGTGCATTATATCAGGATTTGACATCATTAATGACTATCAACTTTAG
- the aroD gene encoding type I 3-dehydroquinate dehydratase yields MSVVTVGNVKIGQGRPKIIVPIVGKTEEEILKAAEEAKTLDCDLVEWRIDWYENVTKEDDVAILSKKVKEAIQKPLLVTFRSFKEGGELEISDDVYVSIYQDILTNGQLDLLDVELFMPEKYVSQLIDLAHEKGVKIVMCNHDFDATPEKEEIIKRLVTMSNKGADICKIAVMPQSNMDVITLLDATREAKEKIDQPLITMSMGALGMVSRVSGEVFGSSATFGAAKQASAPGQVPVGELRQILNTLKLL; encoded by the coding sequence ATGTCTGTTGTCACTGTTGGAAATGTCAAGATTGGACAAGGTCGTCCGAAAATTATTGTTCCTATCGTAGGAAAAACCGAAGAAGAAATTTTAAAAGCTGCTGAAGAAGCAAAAACATTGGACTGTGATCTTGTTGAGTGGCGAATTGATTGGTATGAAAATGTCACAAAAGAAGATGACGTTGCAATTCTGTCCAAAAAGGTAAAAGAAGCGATTCAAAAACCTCTTTTAGTAACCTTCCGCTCTTTTAAAGAAGGTGGTGAACTTGAGATTTCAGATGATGTTTATGTTTCAATTTATCAAGATATTCTAACTAATGGACAGCTTGATTTGTTGGACGTTGAGTTATTTATGCCTGAAAAATATGTCTCTCAATTAATCGATCTAGCACATGAAAAAGGTGTTAAAATTGTTATGTGTAACCATGATTTTGATGCGACACCTGAAAAAGAAGAAATCATTAAACGACTTGTTACAATGTCAAATAAAGGTGCTGATATTTGTAAAATTGCCGTTATGCCACAATCTAACATGGATGTTATTACTTTATTAGATGCTACAAGAGAGGCTAAGGAAAAAATCGATCAGCCTTTAATTACAATGTCCATGGGTGCTTTGGGTATGGTGAGTCGTGTATCAGGAGAGGTCTTCGGTTCGTCAGCAACGTTTGGAGCTGCTAAACAAGCGTCTGCGCCTGGTCAGGTTCCAGTAGGAGAGTTACGACAAATCTTAAATACTCTAAAATTATTATAA
- a CDS encoding MFS transporter, which translates to MKKSYLPTALGLYINYIVHGIGVIIISQNKDALALQWNTNVTGVMTVVSMLGIGRLMAIVFSGYLSDKFGRKPFVYLGMCSYVLYFLGLIYAPNTTVAMILTVIAGIANSFLDSGTYPALMESFPKQAGTATVLIKAAVQIGQFIFPFILIFASSMGHYQLSFYIAAALLVLNAIYMWKMPFPDTDAKEAVSNGKSDAVVTSTIFKSQPKMWLEGIAFVIYGFISQATFYTISQFISAYAVDAAQMSESAASLLLSTYSTGTLACVAFTALVGLKIRPVNLVLPYTFMSMLTIGTMTFFPSPTVLQVGSALVGFFAAGGVMQLGLTVMGEMFPAGKGTITSIFYTFGSIASFAIPFIGGRISVQNVMLMDTIFAVIGFIIAVIVFIRYYQTIDTKASK; encoded by the coding sequence ATGAAAAAAAGTTATTTGCCTACGGCGCTTGGCTTGTATATTAACTATATTGTTCATGGTATTGGTGTCATCATTATTTCTCAAAACAAAGATGCTCTGGCTCTCCAGTGGAATACAAATGTTACAGGGGTTATGACGGTTGTTTCTATGCTAGGAATCGGTCGTCTGATGGCCATTGTATTTTCGGGATATCTATCGGATAAATTCGGGCGCAAACCTTTTGTTTATCTTGGAATGTGTTCATATGTCTTATATTTCCTAGGTTTGATTTATGCTCCAAATACCACGGTAGCAATGATCCTCACAGTAATTGCTGGAATTGCTAATTCATTCCTTGATTCAGGGACCTATCCAGCTTTGATGGAATCATTCCCAAAACAAGCTGGAACTGCAACCGTTTTAATTAAAGCGGCGGTGCAAATTGGTCAATTTATTTTCCCATTTATTCTAATTTTTGCTTCAAGTATGGGCCATTATCAATTATCTTTTTATATAGCGGCAGCCCTATTGGTTTTAAATGCTATATACATGTGGAAAATGCCTTTTCCAGATACTGATGCCAAAGAAGCCGTTTCAAATGGAAAATCAGATGCTGTGGTAACATCAACGATATTTAAATCACAGCCCAAAATGTGGCTAGAAGGCATTGCATTTGTTATCTATGGTTTCATTTCTCAGGCAACATTCTATACTATTTCTCAATTTATTTCAGCTTATGCAGTAGACGCTGCTCAAATGTCTGAAAGTGCAGCTTCATTGCTATTATCTACTTACTCTACAGGTACCTTAGCCTGTGTGGCATTCACAGCTCTTGTAGGTTTAAAAATTCGACCAGTTAACTTGGTGTTACCGTACACATTTATGTCTATGTTGACGATTGGAACAATGACCTTTTTCCCATCCCCAACAGTTTTACAAGTTGGTTCAGCTCTTGTAGGTTTCTTTGCAGCCGGTGGCGTCATGCAATTAGGATTAACAGTTATGGGAGAGATGTTCCCTGCTGGTAAAGGGACAATCACAAGTATTTTTTACACTTTTGGTTCTATTGCATCGTTTGCTATTCCATTTATTGGTGGTCGTATCTCGGTTCAAAACGTTATGTTAATGGATACAATTTTTGCAGTTATTGGTTTTATTATTGCGGTCATTGTCTTCATTCGTTATTACCAAACGATTGATACAAAAGCATCTAAATAA
- a CDS encoding shikimate dehydrogenase, whose protein sequence is MAERLNGHTLLVSLIATPIRHSLSPTMWNESFAKNKMDYAYLAFEVGNEQLEDAVKGIRALDIQGSNVSMPNKQKIIPLLDELSPAAKLAGAVNTVVNQNGHLVGHVTDGTGCMRALREEGVDIKDKVVTLTGAGGAGTAIAIQAALDGAKEIRIFNIDDQHYATAEANAQKINEHTDTVATVTPLENQTAFKQSLADSDVFIEATGVGMHPLEDQSLITDSSFIREDLVVFDVVYSPAETKLLKFVREHGVKKAYNGLGMMLYQGAEAFNLITGEEMPIEHVKEVLGLD, encoded by the coding sequence ATGGCAGAACGTTTAAATGGTCACACACTTTTGGTAAGTCTTATCGCAACTCCTATCCGTCACAGTTTGTCACCTACTATGTGGAATGAATCATTTGCAAAAAATAAAATGGATTATGCCTACCTTGCATTTGAAGTTGGAAATGAACAATTAGAAGATGCAGTAAAAGGTATTCGAGCATTGGATATTCAAGGTTCCAATGTGTCAATGCCTAATAAGCAAAAAATTATTCCGTTACTTGATGAGTTATCTCCGGCAGCTAAATTAGCAGGTGCGGTTAATACTGTTGTTAATCAAAATGGTCATTTAGTAGGTCATGTTACGGATGGTACGGGATGTATGAGGGCTCTTCGTGAAGAAGGAGTTGACATTAAAGATAAGGTCGTTACGCTGACAGGTGCTGGAGGAGCAGGTACAGCTATCGCTATTCAAGCTGCTCTAGATGGTGCAAAAGAAATCCGAATTTTTAATATTGATGATCAACATTACGCCACTGCAGAAGCTAACGCTCAAAAAATTAATGAGCATACAGATACTGTTGCTACTGTGACACCATTAGAAAATCAAACAGCTTTTAAACAATCATTAGCTGATAGTGATGTCTTTATTGAAGCAACTGGAGTAGGCATGCATCCTTTGGAAGACCAAAGTTTAATTACTGACTCATCATTTATTAGAGAGGATTTAGTTGTCTTTGATGTAGTCTATAGTCCAGCCGAAACAAAATTATTAAAGTTTGTTCGTGAACATGGTGTTAAAAAGGCATACAACGGTTTAGGCATGATGCTCTATCAAGGAGCGGAAGCTTTCAATTTGATTACTGGTGAAGAGATGCCGATTGAACATGTCAAAGAAGTTCTAGGCTTAGATTAA
- a CDS encoding MFS transporter has protein sequence MTKNKTYLPLVLSLYTNFIFQGIAAIAISQNLTLYQERWHASLSQVTLVISAIGIGRILSLPFSGYFSDVFGRKKSVILGILSYIVFFSGLVLVSDYRLAFVTSLSAGLGNAFLDTSTYPTVIEAYPEEKYSTSLSVLNKAFISIGQFVFPILTSWTLNVKWHFSWILWFSISLLILNAFLVYQMNFPMGEVSHKHKKKVSVPSGVSNSGAKFSIEGSCLLIFSFVSVSLFNILVLWIPTFAEQILHVSKSQSLLLVSLYSAASFISVFFTSFIMSKGVNATRFILICLGMTILSILLMLVLPVNQTVICASLVIGFFAAGGIWQIGLALLLELFPEKRGIRTSYYSLATAISVAVTPYLTGIMAEQDIKWTFYYQLCLAVIGLIVIAIVNYRYQHAISNSN, from the coding sequence TTGACTAAAAATAAAACCTATTTGCCGCTTGTCCTGTCTTTGTATACTAATTTTATTTTTCAAGGGATTGCTGCGATAGCTATTTCACAAAATTTAACTTTGTACCAGGAAAGATGGCACGCTTCACTTAGTCAAGTTACTCTAGTTATCAGTGCCATTGGTATAGGAAGGATTCTCAGTCTACCATTTTCTGGTTACTTTTCGGACGTTTTTGGGCGAAAAAAATCTGTTATTTTAGGGATTCTATCCTATATTGTATTTTTTAGCGGTCTTGTATTGGTTTCTGATTATAGGTTGGCTTTTGTTACTAGTTTATCTGCTGGTCTTGGCAATGCTTTTTTAGACACTAGCACATATCCAACTGTTATCGAAGCTTACCCAGAGGAAAAATACAGTACTTCCTTAAGTGTTTTGAATAAAGCATTTATTTCAATAGGACAATTTGTCTTTCCAATTTTAACGAGTTGGACACTAAATGTTAAGTGGCATTTTAGTTGGATCTTATGGTTTAGTATATCGCTGTTAATACTCAATGCCTTTCTCGTCTATCAAATGAATTTTCCGATGGGCGAAGTAAGTCATAAACACAAAAAAAAGGTCTCTGTTCCTAGTGGTGTTTCTAACTCAGGCGCAAAATTTTCTATTGAAGGCTCCTGTTTATTGATTTTTTCATTTGTATCGGTATCGTTATTTAATATTTTAGTACTATGGATCCCTACATTCGCAGAGCAAATCTTGCATGTTTCAAAATCGCAAAGCTTACTGTTAGTAAGTCTGTATAGCGCTGCATCTTTCATATCTGTATTCTTTACCTCATTTATAATGTCAAAAGGGGTCAATGCAACGCGTTTCATTCTTATTTGTTTAGGAATGACAATTTTATCTATTTTATTGATGCTAGTATTGCCAGTAAATCAGACTGTCATATGTGCAAGTCTAGTTATAGGGTTTTTTGCTGCTGGTGGCATCTGGCAGATTGGCTTAGCTTTGTTGTTAGAGCTTTTCCCTGAGAAGAGGGGAATTAGAACAAGTTATTATTCACTAGCGACAGCTATTTCTGTTGCTGTTACTCCCTATTTAACCGGTATTATGGCTGAACAAGATATAAAATGGACCTTTTATTATCAGTTATGTTTGGCTGTTATTGGTCTGATTGTTATTGCAATCGTTAATTATCGCTATCAACATGCTATATCAAATAGCAATTAA
- a CDS encoding LysR family transcriptional regulator encodes MQLKHLQHFICLAEIEHMTKAAQLLNTSQPNVSYSINELEKELQLPLFEKKGRNISLTKYGKIYYQFAKEAVKALENGKFHLEQELQPDSGFIHFGFLYTLGANIVPKLTKQFSKNYPKVSFEFTQSNTKSLLEKVTNGSLDLALSASLDEFNDLEFTPFCSESLVAVLPYEHPLAAQATVSLKDLSNENFVYFDQHSGLRPFLDKLWQKQGLTINPVIEVEEDHTMLGFVANGYGVAIIPDIPSIAAYNVQKRPISDDFKKRQLYIVTKKNSFLPPIMKTFIQFLQNHKS; translated from the coding sequence ATGCAGTTAAAACACTTACAACACTTTATTTGTCTTGCCGAAATCGAACACATGACAAAAGCCGCTCAGTTACTAAATACTTCTCAGCCCAATGTCAGTTATTCTATTAACGAATTGGAAAAAGAATTGCAATTGCCTTTATTTGAAAAAAAAGGCAGAAATATCTCATTAACCAAATATGGTAAAATCTATTATCAATTTGCTAAAGAAGCGGTCAAAGCCCTTGAAAATGGTAAGTTCCATCTTGAGCAAGAATTACAACCCGATAGTGGATTCATCCATTTTGGTTTTCTCTATACTTTAGGTGCCAATATCGTTCCCAAATTAACGAAACAATTCTCAAAAAATTATCCCAAAGTTTCCTTTGAGTTTACTCAAAGCAATACAAAGTCTCTATTAGAGAAAGTCACCAACGGCTCTCTAGACTTGGCCTTGTCAGCCTCTTTGGATGAATTCAATGATTTGGAATTCACTCCTTTTTGTTCTGAATCCCTGGTAGCAGTTCTTCCATATGAACACCCACTTGCAGCTCAAGCGACCGTATCACTCAAGGATCTTTCTAATGAAAATTTTGTTTATTTTGATCAACATTCCGGGTTACGACCATTTTTAGATAAATTATGGCAAAAACAAGGACTTACCATCAATCCTGTTATAGAAGTTGAGGAAGATCATACCATGCTAGGATTCGTCGCCAATGGATATGGAGTGGCTATTATACCTGATATCCCATCAATTGCTGCTTACAATGTGCAGAAACGACCAATTTCTGATGACTTTAAAAAAAGACAACTTTATATTGTTACAAAGAAAAACTCATTCTTACCACCAATTATGAAAACATTTATTCAATTCCTTCAAAATCATAAGAGCTAA
- a CDS encoding NADH-dependent flavin oxidoreductase, translated as MSLINKTLSLPESGVTLKNRIAMSPMTTESAYYDGSVPEELISYYEKRSGQAGMIIVESCFVHADGRGFDGALGIDSDDKIFGLSKLASTIKSAGSKAVVQIYHAGRMAFPDMNRGKNPIAPSPVAALRPNAPVPTEMTEEEIEFMITSFAEATRRAIKAGFDGVELHGANTYLLQQFFSPHSNRRQDAWGGSLVKRMRFAKEVISAVKAVILEENKKDFILGYRFSPEELEVPGIRFDDTMAFLNEVALLGLDYVHFSMGIYTRGSIVETLDTEMLISKYLEERSEELAKIPVMGVGSILQGKDAENALSLGYDLVAVGKGFLVEPNWVEKVLSNELIPDFADLNQREELDIPKPLWDFMDTTFNLVKDSQKELQYKERQEALLSRNLNFTPGDYKVEAKGHNNNLPMIVSFSEHRIENIAIDSSSESEGLSDLVFEKLPQQIIGSQTLNVDAVSGASTTSKGVIDGIADAVRLAGSTEDLEILKARPKPFVEKSKEVVDEIVDLVVVGGGAAGIAAALRAEEQGQSVVLIEKQSYIGGAISVSGGNQVVMGSKLQKQAGVTDDSPLLMAADFLKNGNNENVVELLALLAENVGQTTDWVHEYVGVEYDMTEGLHILAEYSKNRELAYTDGGHGFARAVRQKMAESSVTLYLQTKVTRLLAENGQVKGLIAIEENGKKHRIYSKAVILTTGGFGNNKALLGDELKDVLFYGTKSSMGEGLLMAQANGINAATRMLNYGKIYPNGIEVSPGNAKSTIGGNIAVLRENALLVNKVGKRVVNERASNHDILKVLMAQDSKMLYILMDQEHFDIFKEEVAEGGISQIDIEAWLEKNGSETPYFFHADTLDELAKLAGMPENSLRDTVARYNQFVKDGSDADFNRQNQFLQKEIGAGPYYLVEQKPRFATTMGGLVVNDSLSVINTDGQVIKGLYAAGEVVGGVMGTDSPSGANNAWALTSGKLAAEATKS; from the coding sequence ATGTCTCTTATTAATAAAACACTTTCCTTACCAGAATCTGGTGTTACCTTAAAAAACCGTATCGCAATGTCACCCATGACGACTGAATCAGCTTATTATGATGGAAGTGTTCCTGAAGAACTTATCTCATACTATGAAAAACGTTCTGGTCAAGCAGGGATGATTATTGTTGAAAGTTGCTTCGTTCACGCAGATGGAAGAGGATTTGATGGTGCATTAGGCATTGATTCTGACGATAAGATCTTTGGGCTATCAAAATTGGCTTCTACCATTAAATCAGCAGGGTCTAAAGCAGTTGTGCAAATCTACCACGCAGGTCGAATGGCCTTTCCAGATATGAATAGAGGAAAAAATCCTATCGCTCCAAGTCCTGTTGCAGCTTTACGTCCCAATGCACCTGTACCTACTGAGATGACAGAAGAAGAAATAGAATTTATGATTACTTCTTTTGCTGAGGCAACGCGTCGTGCTATTAAAGCAGGGTTTGATGGTGTTGAATTGCATGGAGCAAACACTTATTTACTGCAGCAATTTTTCTCTCCTCATTCCAATCGTCGTCAAGACGCTTGGGGAGGGAGTCTCGTAAAACGTATGCGTTTTGCTAAAGAAGTTATTTCTGCTGTAAAAGCTGTTATTTTAGAAGAAAATAAAAAGGATTTTATCTTAGGATATCGTTTTTCACCAGAAGAACTTGAAGTCCCTGGTATACGCTTTGATGATACAATGGCTTTTTTGAATGAAGTTGCTTTATTAGGACTTGACTATGTTCATTTTTCAATGGGAATCTATACTCGTGGTTCGATAGTCGAAACACTAGATACAGAGATGTTAATTAGTAAGTATTTGGAAGAACGTTCAGAAGAGCTGGCTAAGATTCCAGTAATGGGTGTCGGAAGTATTCTGCAAGGTAAGGATGCTGAGAATGCTTTGTCCTTAGGTTATGATTTAGTGGCTGTTGGTAAAGGCTTTTTGGTAGAACCAAACTGGGTAGAAAAAGTTTTATCTAATGAACTTATCCCAGATTTTGCTGATTTGAATCAAAGAGAAGAACTGGATATTCCGAAGCCACTTTGGGATTTCATGGATACAACCTTTAATTTGGTTAAAGATTCTCAAAAAGAATTACAATACAAGGAAAGACAAGAAGCTCTTCTTTCTAGAAATCTCAACTTTACTCCAGGTGATTACAAAGTTGAAGCTAAAGGCCACAATAATAATTTACCGATGATTGTATCTTTCTCTGAACATCGGATTGAAAATATTGCCATCGACAGTTCATCAGAATCTGAAGGATTATCAGATTTAGTCTTTGAAAAATTGCCACAACAAATTATTGGCTCGCAAACTTTAAATGTGGATGCAGTCAGTGGTGCATCTACAACTTCAAAAGGAGTTATTGATGGTATTGCTGATGCTGTGAGACTAGCTGGTAGTACAGAAGATTTAGAGATATTAAAGGCTCGTCCAAAACCGTTTGTTGAAAAATCAAAAGAGGTTGTTGATGAAATTGTTGATTTAGTTGTTGTTGGAGGAGGTGCTGCTGGAATTGCTGCGGCTTTAAGAGCAGAGGAACAGGGACAATCTGTCGTTCTTATTGAGAAACAAAGTTATATTGGTGGGGCTATTTCAGTTTCAGGTGGTAACCAAGTAGTCATGGGATCAAAACTTCAAAAACAGGCAGGGGTTACTGATGATAGTCCTTTATTGATGGCAGCTGACTTCCTAAAGAATGGAAATAACGAAAATGTTGTAGAATTGCTTGCTTTGTTAGCAGAAAATGTTGGCCAGACGACAGATTGGGTACACGAATACGTTGGCGTCGAATATGACATGACGGAAGGATTGCATATTCTTGCTGAGTATTCTAAAAATAGAGAGTTGGCTTATACCGATGGAGGTCATGGCTTTGCAAGGGCTGTTAGACAAAAAATGGCTGAAAGTTCAGTGACACTTTACCTTCAAACTAAAGTAACACGTTTGCTTGCAGAAAATGGTCAGGTCAAAGGATTAATTGCTATCGAAGAAAATGGAAAAAAACATCGTATTTATAGCAAGGCTGTTATTTTAACAACAGGCGGATTTGGTAATAACAAAGCTCTGCTGGGTGATGAACTCAAGGATGTTCTTTTTTATGGAACAAAATCTTCAATGGGCGAGGGCTTGTTGATGGCTCAAGCCAATGGTATTAATGCAGCCACTCGCATGTTGAATTATGGAAAAATCTACCCAAATGGTATCGAAGTATCTCCCGGTAATGCCAAATCAACCATCGGTGGTAATATTGCCGTTCTTCGAGAAAACGCGTTGTTAGTGAATAAAGTTGGTAAACGTGTCGTCAATGAGCGGGCAAGTAATCATGATATTTTAAAAGTTTTAATGGCGCAAGATTCAAAAATGCTGTACATCCTAATGGATCAAGAGCATTTTGATATTTTTAAAGAAGAAGTGGCTGAAGGTGGTATTTCTCAGATTGATATTGAGGCTTGGCTAGAGAAAAATGGCAGCGAGACACCTTATTTCTTCCATGCTGATACTCTTGACGAGTTAGCCAAATTGGCAGGTATGCCAGAAAATAGTTTAAGAGACACTGTAGCACGTTATAATCAATTTGTTAAAGATGGAAGTGATGCCGATTTCAATAGACAAAACCAGTTTTTACAAAAAGAAATTGGTGCAGGACCGTACTATTTAGTTGAACAAAAGCCACGCTTTGCAACAACCATGGGTGGCTTAGTTGTCAATGATAGCCTATCTGTTATCAATACGGATGGTCAAGTCATTAAAGGTCTTTACGCTGCTGGCGAGGTTGTTGGTGGTGTAATGGGAACAGACTCACCATCGGGAGCTAATAATGCTTGGGCGCTAACCTCAGGAAAATTAGCAGCAGAAGCAACAAAAAGTTAA
- a CDS encoding ribonuclease HII, with protein MMATIKEIKKELALIDSLDDPQWQVFKEDSRRGVQQAVQQRQKAIQAKRDEDARLEMMLAYEKALYDQGYNMIAGIDEVGRGPLAGPVVAACVILPSNEKITGLNDSKKIPKAKHKTVYQEVMDKALAVGIGIMDNEMIDQVNIYEATKLAMIEAVTNVSTVITPDYLLIDAMTLNLDIPQKAIIKGDANSLSIAAASIVAKVTRDQMMADFDKIYPGYGFAQNAGYGTKVHIEGLKQQGITPIHRRSFEPVKSLGFNL; from the coding sequence ATCATGGCCACGATTAAGGAGATCAAAAAAGAACTTGCATTAATCGATAGCCTAGATGATCCACAATGGCAAGTTTTTAAAGAAGATAGCAGACGTGGTGTACAACAAGCTGTTCAACAACGACAGAAAGCTATTCAAGCAAAACGTGATGAGGATGCTCGACTAGAAATGATGCTGGCTTATGAGAAAGCTTTATATGACCAAGGTTACAACATGATTGCAGGAATTGATGAGGTTGGTCGTGGTCCTCTTGCAGGTCCTGTAGTCGCTGCTTGTGTCATTTTGCCAAGCAATGAAAAAATTACTGGTCTTAACGATTCAAAAAAAATTCCAAAAGCTAAGCATAAGACGGTTTATCAAGAAGTGATGGATAAGGCGTTAGCTGTTGGTATCGGTATCATGGATAATGAGATGATCGATCAGGTCAATATTTACGAAGCTACCAAATTAGCTATGATAGAAGCTGTTACAAACGTGTCGACAGTTATAACACCGGATTATCTTTTGATTGATGCTATGACATTGAATCTGGACATTCCACAAAAAGCTATCATCAAAGGAGATGCCAATTCACTATCAATCGCGGCTGCGTCCATTGTAGCTAAAGTGACTAGGGACCAAATGATGGCTGATTTTGATAAGATTTATCCAGGTTATGGCTTTGCTCAAAATGCTGGTTATGGAACGAAAGTCCATATAGAAGGGTTGAAACAACAAGGAATAACCCCCATCCATCGTCGCTCCTTTGAGCCGGTAAAATCGCTAGGATTTAATCTTTAA
- the ylqF gene encoding ribosome biogenesis GTPase YlqF, with translation MATIQWFPGHMSKARRQVQENLKHVDFVTILVDARLPLSSQNPMLTKIVGDKPKLLILNKADLADSTRTKEWRKHFESQGIKTVAINSKEQAAVKLVTDAAKSLMSDKIEKLRERGIQRETLRTMIVGIPNAGKSTLMNRLAGKKIAVVGNKPGVTKGQQWLKSNKELEILDTPGILWPKFEDEQVGLKLALTGAIKDQLLPMDDVTIFGLNFFKEHYPERLQQRFKTMDLSEEAPEIIMDMTQKLGFREDYDRFYNLFVKEVRDGRLGRYTLDLIEEDHGHD, from the coding sequence ATGGCTACTATTCAATGGTTTCCAGGGCATATGTCCAAAGCTCGCCGACAGGTGCAGGAAAACCTTAAACACGTTGATTTTGTAACGATTTTGGTGGATGCTCGTCTACCTTTGTCTAGTCAAAATCCCATGCTAACGAAAATCGTTGGTGATAAACCTAAATTATTGATTTTGAACAAGGCTGACTTAGCTGATAGCACGCGTACCAAAGAATGGCGTAAACACTTCGAATCTCAAGGTATTAAGACTGTAGCAATCAATTCTAAAGAGCAAGCAGCGGTTAAATTGGTGACTGACGCTGCTAAGTCGTTGATGTCGGATAAAATCGAGAAATTGCGTGAGCGTGGTATTCAAAGAGAAACCTTGCGTACTATGATTGTTGGGATTCCAAATGCTGGAAAATCAACACTGATGAACCGCTTAGCTGGTAAGAAAATTGCTGTTGTCGGAAATAAGCCTGGAGTAACCAAGGGTCAGCAGTGGCTTAAATCTAATAAAGAATTAGAAATTTTAGATACCCCAGGAATTTTATGGCCTAAATTTGAAGATGAACAGGTTGGCTTGAAATTAGCCTTAACTGGCGCTATCAAGGATCAACTTTTGCCTATGGATGACGTCACTATTTTTGGTCTTAATTTCTTTAAAGAACATTATCCTGAGCGATTGCAACAACGTTTTAAGACTATGGATTTGTCCGAGGAAGCTCCTGAAATCATCATGGATATGACACAAAAGCTTGGCTTTAGAGAAGATTATGATCGTTTTTACAATCTTTTTGTTAAGGAAGTTCGCGATGGTCGCCTGGGTCGCTATACTCTAGACCTTATTGAGGAAGATCATGGCCACGATTAA